Proteins encoded by one window of Kwoniella dejecticola CBS 10117 chromosome 9, complete sequence:
- a CDS encoding mitochondrial 54S ribosomal protein mL43: MPRLIPSSSSIPKTYPIPGYNHFLTPLRKLIFDYDAESPSQHGIRSFIRKPLINLARENPDVEFVVRRMKRGKAAVLRGHYVNGRDKVICVNKLEMDGVRNKVDLLLNSSGAKIKPLKNLTLEAAPAAESARGVWSALHDQIKDGQGYRI, encoded by the exons ATGCCTCGACTGATaccttcctcatcgtcaatacCGAAAACGTACCCCATACCGGGATACAATCACTTCTTGACTCCTCTCAGGAAGTTGATCTTTGACTATGATGCTGAATCGCCTTCACAGCACGGTATAAG ATCGTTCATCCGTAAACCGCTCATAAACCTTGCTCGAGAAAACCCAGATGTGGAATTCGTAGttcgaaggatgaagagggggaaaGCAGCTGTCTTGAGGGGTCATTATG TGAATGGTCGGGATAAGGTGATATGTGTGAACAaattggagatggatggagTGAGGAATAAA GTCGACTTACTGCTAAATTCGTCCGGAGCAAAGATCAAACCGCTGAAGAACCTTACTTTGGAAGCGGCACCAgcagcagaatcagcaagaGGCGTCTGGTCGGCATTGCATGATCAAATAAAGGACGGTCAAGGATACAGGATATAG